From Pseudomonadales bacterium, a single genomic window includes:
- the argE gene encoding acetylornithine deacetylase — MPNLPSFHQRLQALLSTASVSSVSASWDMGNRKVIDLLADWFQSLGFAIEIQPLGEHKANLIATLGDGDGGLVLAGHTDTVPFNESLWDFDPLAATEADNRIYGLGSCDMKGFFSVIIEAVLPLVDAASKLQQPLIILATADEESSMSGARALSAASLRKPRAAVIGEPTGLKPIHSHKSIMMHAINIQGQSGHSSNPALGHSALDAMSDVLMTIRQFREELAQHYQNPVFEVQTPTLNLGCIHGGDNPNRICNQCALHFDFRGLPGMSNQAILNQLEQRLAPIATAHQVELKFESLIDGVNAFFQDSDSELIQRVESLTGQTAGAVAFATEAPFLKALNINTVVMGPGSIDQAHQPNEYLALDQIQPAVTILQQLIDHYCVKPRNNRV; from the coding sequence ATGCCAAATCTACCGTCGTTTCACCAACGCCTGCAAGCGCTACTTTCTACCGCTTCAGTTTCATCGGTTTCTGCTAGCTGGGATATGGGCAATCGTAAGGTAATTGACCTTTTGGCTGACTGGTTTCAAAGCTTAGGCTTTGCGATTGAAATTCAGCCACTAGGCGAACACAAAGCGAATCTGATTGCCACACTGGGCGATGGTGATGGTGGCCTAGTGTTAGCGGGTCATACTGACACCGTGCCGTTTAACGAATCACTCTGGGATTTTGATCCACTGGCAGCAACCGAGGCCGACAACCGTATTTACGGCTTGGGCAGCTGTGATATGAAGGGGTTTTTCAGCGTTATTATTGAGGCCGTTTTGCCCTTAGTCGATGCAGCCAGCAAACTGCAGCAACCGCTGATTATTCTTGCCACGGCCGACGAAGAAAGCTCCATGAGTGGCGCTAGAGCCCTCAGCGCCGCCAGTTTAAGAAAACCGCGTGCAGCGGTGATCGGCGAGCCGACTGGACTTAAGCCGATTCATAGTCATAAAAGCATTATGATGCACGCGATCAATATACAGGGCCAGAGTGGTCACTCCTCAAACCCAGCACTTGGCCATTCAGCTTTAGATGCCATGAGCGATGTATTAATGACGATACGCCAGTTTCGTGAAGAACTAGCGCAACACTATCAAAACCCTGTGTTCGAAGTACAAACACCCACTTTAAATCTTGGCTGCATTCATGGCGGCGACAATCCCAACCGCATTTGCAATCAATGCGCTTTGCATTTTGATTTTCGCGGTCTGCCAGGCATGAGTAATCAGGCAATTTTAAATCAGCTTGAGCAACGTCTAGCACCGATTGCAACTGCTCATCAAGTTGAGTTGAAATTTGAGTCACTGATAGATGGCGTGAATGCATTTTTTCAAGACAGTGATAGTGAATTGATCCAGCGTGTTGAGTCACTAACCGGGCAAACTGCAGGCGCTGTTGCCTTTGCGACTGAAGCGCCGTTTTTAAAAGCACTCAATATTAACACGGTAGTCATGGGTCCTGGCTCGATTGACCAAGCGCACCAGCCAAATGAGTACCTAGCGCTTGATCAAATTCAACCGGCGGTTACAATATTACAGCAACTTATTGATCACTACTGTGTCAAGCCAAGGAATAACCGTGTCTGA